From the Octadecabacter antarcticus 307 genome, one window contains:
- a CDS encoding ribulose-bisphosphate carboxylase large subunit family protein encodes MTRLTATYEIESPVGVQRAAEVMAGEQSTGTFVRLASETDALRDRSAARLDHVDITGTSEHPALPCRLSAETYEQGRVTISWPMDNFGPSLPNILATVAGNLFELAELSAIRLVDLGIPDALAKGCPGPQFGITGTRKLMGVPSGPMIGTIIKPSVGLSAEQTAALAGDLAQAGIDFIKDDELQGNGPACPFDGRAKLVMDVLNEAAQKAGRKVMYAFNITDEIDVMRRNIDLLESLGATCAMVSLNSIGLAGLRAIRDHSPLPIHAHRNGWGLMSRSPHVGIKYLAMQKLWRLAGSDHLHVNGLGNKFTEGDTVVTNAARAVQAPLNGATPHAALPVFSSGQTAWQVGPSMELLGNDDFLFCAGGGIMSHPYGPAVGITSLRQAAAAQKAGEKVEDYAKDHPELAAALTTFKSAVNRS; translated from the coding sequence ATGACACGTTTGACAGCAACCTATGAAATCGAAAGCCCCGTGGGCGTGCAGCGCGCCGCCGAAGTTATGGCAGGTGAGCAATCGACAGGCACCTTCGTGCGTCTCGCATCCGAGACCGACGCCCTGCGCGACCGCTCTGCCGCACGGCTGGATCATGTTGATATCACAGGCACCTCTGAGCATCCGGCCTTGCCATGCAGGCTAAGCGCTGAGACCTACGAACAAGGCCGCGTCACGATCAGTTGGCCGATGGACAACTTTGGCCCGTCCTTGCCCAATATCCTTGCCACTGTTGCAGGCAATTTATTTGAATTGGCTGAACTCTCTGCGATCCGACTTGTGGATTTAGGCATACCTGATGCGCTGGCAAAAGGGTGTCCCGGTCCTCAATTTGGAATTACCGGTACGCGAAAGCTGATGGGTGTGCCAAGCGGCCCGATGATCGGGACGATTATAAAACCAAGCGTGGGCTTAAGTGCCGAACAAACCGCCGCTCTTGCCGGTGATCTGGCGCAGGCCGGCATCGATTTCATCAAGGATGACGAGTTGCAAGGTAACGGCCCCGCATGTCCGTTTGACGGCCGCGCCAAACTGGTGATGGACGTTTTGAACGAAGCAGCGCAAAAGGCAGGGCGCAAGGTGATGTATGCCTTCAATATCACCGACGAGATTGACGTGATGCGCCGCAACATTGACCTGCTCGAAAGCCTTGGTGCGACCTGTGCCATGGTATCGCTGAACTCTATCGGCTTGGCGGGCTTGCGGGCGATACGCGATCACAGCCCGCTGCCGATCCATGCGCATCGTAACGGATGGGGGCTAATGTCGCGCTCGCCACATGTGGGGATCAAATATCTTGCAATGCAAAAACTGTGGCGACTGGCGGGCAGCGATCATCTGCACGTGAACGGTTTGGGCAACAAGTTTACGGAAGGTGACACCGTCGTAACAAATGCCGCGCGCGCCGTACAAGCGCCCCTAAACGGCGCCACACCACACGCCGCGTTGCCGGTGTTTTCGTCGGGCCAAACCGCGTGGCAAGTCGGGCCGTCGATGGAATTACTCGGTAACGACGATTTCCTGTTCTGCGCAGGCGGCGGAATCATGAGCCACCCATACGGACCAGCGGTAGGCATCACCAGTTTACGCCAAGCCGCCGCCGCACAAAAAGCAGGTGAGAAAGTCGAAGACTACGCCAAAGATCACCCCGAATTGGCGGCTGCATTGACGACATTCAAAAGTGCTGTGAACCGCAGCTAG
- a CDS encoding four-carbon acid sugar kinase family protein produces MTIGEKPVLAWLGDDFTGAAAVMEVLAFAGLPAVLFLRPPTLERMADFPDMRGIGIASMARTFDPERMDEELPDLFDILGQTGATLVQYKTCSTLDSAPRIGSIGKAMDIGSKTFATSTIPVIVAAPEMRRYQAFGQLFAGTDAGVFRLDRHPVMARHPVTPMGEADVAIHLSAQTRMPMQCLNLEVLADPERATTMIATAPGGVTIDQMTPADVTAAGELLWNAGHRFVVGSQGIAYALVAHLQKTGVLAASPTAKGIGHAKRMAVVSGSVSPITADQIAWALDNGFADIMLDVVQSCDGDFAAEEIRVLSAAKAALERDQVPLIYTARGPDDPAVKQLRVAAGDHLAQVNYEIGAALGRILAQLVNQSGLDRAVVSGGDTSGHVCSALGIDALTAAAPTIPGAAICNAHGGTRPLTLALKGGQMGSRDYFGWVLDGGGHR; encoded by the coding sequence ATGACCATCGGCGAAAAACCCGTACTGGCGTGGCTCGGTGATGACTTCACTGGCGCTGCGGCGGTAATGGAAGTGCTGGCGTTCGCCGGCCTTCCCGCGGTGCTGTTCTTGAGGCCACCAACACTGGAACGGATGGCGGATTTTCCAGACATGCGAGGGATTGGCATCGCCAGCATGGCACGCACGTTTGACCCCGAGCGCATGGACGAAGAATTACCAGATCTGTTCGATATTCTGGGACAAACAGGCGCGACGTTGGTGCAATACAAGACCTGCTCAACCCTCGACTCAGCACCGCGTATTGGGTCGATCGGCAAAGCGATGGACATCGGGTCAAAGACTTTCGCCACCAGCACAATTCCAGTTATAGTCGCTGCCCCTGAAATGCGCCGCTATCAAGCGTTCGGGCAGTTATTTGCAGGCACTGACGCAGGCGTGTTCCGCTTGGACAGACACCCCGTCATGGCCCGTCATCCCGTGACGCCCATGGGCGAGGCGGACGTGGCGATACATCTGTCAGCACAAACCAGAATGCCGATGCAATGCCTCAATCTAGAAGTTTTAGCCGATCCAGAACGCGCCACCACCATGATTGCTACTGCGCCGGGTGGGGTCACGATTGACCAGATGACACCCGCAGATGTCACCGCCGCAGGTGAGCTATTGTGGAACGCCGGGCATCGGTTTGTGGTCGGCTCACAAGGGATCGCCTATGCATTGGTCGCGCACCTTCAAAAGACGGGTGTGCTTGCTGCGTCACCGACGGCCAAAGGGATTGGCCACGCCAAGCGGATGGCTGTGGTGTCAGGGTCGGTCTCGCCAATCACTGCAGATCAGATTGCTTGGGCGCTAGACAACGGTTTTGCGGATATCATGTTGGATGTTGTTCAGTCGTGCGACGGCGATTTTGCAGCCGAAGAAATCCGTGTCTTGAGCGCCGCAAAAGCCGCGTTGGAGCGCGATCAAGTGCCCCTGATCTACACCGCGCGCGGCCCAGACGACCCTGCCGTCAAGCAATTGCGAGTGGCGGCTGGCGATCATCTGGCGCAAGTAAATTATGAAATAGGTGCTGCCCTTGGACGTATTCTGGCGCAGCTCGTCAATCAATCGGGCCTTGATCGTGCTGTGGTTTCGGGTGGCGATACATCGGGGCATGTGTGCAGCGCCCTCGGCATTGACGCGCTCACCGCCGCCGCCCCAACCATTCCAGGCGCCGCAATTTGCAACGCCCATGGCGGCACGCGGCCCCTGACGTTGGCGCTGAAAGGCGGGCAGATGGGCAGCCGCGATTACTTTGGATGGGTCCTAGATGGAGGCGGCCACAGATGA